Below is a window of Streptomyces sp. NBC_01571 DNA.
GACGCCGATGGCGTCCAGCCACGTCTTGAACTCGCCGGGGTTGACCTGGCCGTCGCCGTCCACGTCCACCAGCTCGACCATGGCCCGGATGACCGGCTTGACGACCCGGCTGAAGCCGGCGCCGCCGTTTTCGAGGACGTGCTCCTCGGCGATGTGGTTGAACTGCTCGGGGGTCAGCGCGCCGTTGTGCTCGTCGATCCCGGCCTTGTCGGCGAAGAAGGCCCACATGCCCAGGTAGGCGTCGGTGAGGGAGCGGCCGGCCGGGGAGACGGGTGCCTCACCGAAGGCCTGCAGGATGCGCTTGGCCTCGGCGTCCCAGTCGGCGCGGTCGATCTGGCCGTCGCCGTTGACGTCCCAGCTGTCGAAGCGCTGCTGGATACGGTTGAGCTGCACGGAAGTGGTCATCTCGGAGATCTCCCGGAGGTTCGTCCGGGCGGGGCCGGTCCAGGACAGGGCCGGCCCCGCCCGGGGACATGTGCGAAGCGCCCACAGCATCGGCTCGGGCACTGCATGTCACGGTAGTGACGCTTCGGGTGGCCTACCGGGTGTGCGGGCCCATGTGGGTGACGGCGTGGACGCGGTGCCGGTTCTGCCCCGGACAGCGTCCATTGGACGCAGTGAAAAGCGGCTGTCAGGAGTGGCTCAGCACGTTGCCGCTCCTGGCCGCGTGGGTGACGCCGCCAACACGCTGCCTGGATGCGCAGCCAGTTGGTATGAACGGCCGACATGGTCGCGGTCGGGGTGGTGTGCCCGTTGGTGTGGCCGGGTAGGGAGTCGACCATTCCCCCTACCGTCTCCCCTACCGTCTCCCCTACCGATCCCCCTACCAACTCCCCTACCGGCACGTGTAGTAACCTCACGCGTGTTCGTGCAGGTCAGACCCCTTGACCAGG
It encodes the following:
- a CDS encoding EF-hand domain-containing protein produces the protein MTTSVQLNRIQQRFDSWDVNGDGQIDRADWDAEAKRILQAFGEAPVSPAGRSLTDAYLGMWAFFADKAGIDEHNGALTPEQFNHIAEEHVLENGGAGFSRVVKPVIRAMVELVDVDGDGQVNPGEFKTWLDAIGVTNVTPADAFRQIDANGDGQLSVDELVQAVRAYHLGEIDVPLLGH